The Cervus canadensis isolate Bull #8, Minnesota chromosome 20, ASM1932006v1, whole genome shotgun sequence genome segment acccTTGTGTCTAGTTGGCAAAAATTGAAActcatataaaaatgaatgatattttCTAAAGATTTAAAAGTAGGTTTTAGAAAGGTTTTAGATTTTAGAGAAGTACAGTATGAAATCATTCCATCAAAACAGAAGCAAACATTGTCACTGATTTGCCAGTGACAATCCAATTTCAAATGACTTAGCAGGAAAATTTTTATAACTCTCCTAGACAGAATGTCTTAAAACTGTCTCTTAATACTAATGGGCTTTTGCCAAGTTTCATTTCATCCTTAATTGCTCTGAGAACTCCAAAAACCAGAATACAGTTATACACATACAGGCTTTGAGagctaatttgaaaataaaaacccaaaggAAGTAGGATTGAAACTAAACTCAGATTTTAATTGAACAGAAAGTATTATTCATGCCAATTTTTTTCCTAAGATAAATGAagtagtcctttaaaaaaaactccacttttagaaatgttaaacatttattcattttcttattggtAGCCTTTTTCCTGGCTATAATAAGAATATGCACAAATAAttgtacattttgaatattaCAACCCAAAATTCAGAGTGATTTTTTCATATAGGTTAGGTAccattgtaaaataaattaattttaattacaaaGGACTAGTACCAATTAATATCTAAGAACTGTATTACCATTTACTTGTAATAACAAACGTGTGCTTTGAcgttttcatttattattataaaaattgagTTTTCAGTGAAGACTATGGTTGTGAAAATCTGAATTAAACAGtcctttaaacattaaaaatcatgGAAGAATAAAATGTCAAGCAAGTGAACATTTTTCCtgtgatatatacataaatattttcatgtaaacaaaagcaaatattaagtATCCTTGTCAGCAACTGAAATACATAGATTTaaatggttgttttattttttcatgcttCCATTGAACACAACTGGTGTAAGCAGAGCAATAGGAATTGGATAAATCTTTGCATTCCCCTTACTCTTCAGGAGGTTACATACAATAAAGATACCTCTCAACTAGAAAAAATATGAGAGGAATCAGACTCCTTAAAAGGCATCACTTTCAATTGTGAAGTCACCTTTTCGCTCTACTTTGAAACTATATGTTTTATCAGAACTGTGCCAGTTGAAAGATGATAAAGCTGACTCTGGAGTGATCCAGCACTCACACAAGTGGCAGCAAATTAGGCACGATGATACACAGACTTTCTTCTCAGTGTGGATTACCCAAGCACTGGGAGATAAAGATTTGCAACACAAATCATTTTTTGGGAAAAACAGACAATTTTTAAGTGGATATATTTCCCACATGTGTGTTTCTCGAAGTATGCCCCAAAGACCATCTGAACCAGAATCAGACCAAATACTCAACAAGACAGAAGTGGGTCTTGGTGGGCCCAATGCCCCTCTAGGGGCCCTCGTGACCTGTATTTATTGTTAACAAGTCCCCTGGGAAGACTTAAATGCaaatgaatatttgaaagtttGAATATCACTATTTCAGATTATTAAGGGTTTCTTTTGACTCTCTCTTTTGACCACAAACACTTCATTATCTCTTTCCTGCTTCTTACTTATTAgcctgaaggaaaaagaaaaacatttctgatGATGTCAGCCAGTGATGATAACTCATAGTGGCATTTTTTTCCATCAAGAAAATATAGAAGAGGCAACATATGATACTACACCTAAATTGTTCAAAGGTACActatagtacttttttttttaagctttcaaaATGTATAcatgataaaaatgttcaaaatggtTTGTAAACTGTCATCTGATCGATCAAGACAATCCAGTGTAAAGAGAACTGCTGTTCGATGTGGGTGCTGAACTCACAAAGGCCCCTCTTGGTCATCTTTCACAAACAGTGAGCCTCTTAGCAGGCACTCCAGAGCTCCTCCCAACGCTGCACTGCCTACCAGCAGCCCGGAATTTACCGAAGGATTGCTCCTAAAAGCAGGACCACGGAAACAAATCTGGCTCAACTCCAACCATGAAAGGTGTCTCAAGATCTACTGCCGACATGTAAGATGAGTACAGATCATGCTGACTTTCCTCAGATAAAGTCTAATTTCAGACAGACTTATTAATATCTGCCTGAAATCTAGCTTATATTGAAAATGGAAAGCATGATACACTTTAATGTGCTACTAATATCTACTACAGTGTTTATGCTCTGTAAGATCCCCAATGGATAAAAGCAATTTTACCTGTGAATAATATAAATAAGGAACCAAAGAGGTAGGTGAGTCTCATCAGAAGATGATCTCAAAACATGTTGAATAACCTGCTTGAGTCCCCAAGGAGAAGTTAACTGGAAAACGAGTCCCAATAACAAGCCTACTATCTCAAGAACAGTGTTTCTCAAGTCTTTCATGATGACATCCACCTCCCAAACTCCTAACCCCTGCCATGGTGCCACGTGCTCTTCAGACATCCAATTTTAAGAGACATCTAAagaagtaaaatgtaaaaaaaaaataatactggagACCAAAGAGTGATGCTGATGTCAGCTGGGCTCTTCAAAAAATCCCTACTGTCGCATTATAGTTGGAAAAGATCTTGAAGATTCATCTAGTCCAACTCTCTGGCTGTACAGCTAAAGAAACAGAGGCTCGCTTCCCACTGGTGACAAGGCACGACAATTCTAAAAACATGCTGTCGATTCAAAAGGGGTTCATGGTTAACTTGACTATTTATAAAGTCCATCATGCAGCCAACAGGCTACACTTTCAGCACTGACAGCCTTAGTCTGAAGCCCCATCTCTGGGGGCCGTCTAGTTCCCGGAATTGGAGAGAGAAGGGCACCGAAGGCCCCAGATGCACGTGGGGCAGTGGAGAGAGGCAGATTATCAGCAAGAGAAGAATCTGAAACCCTAGACCTGCCCCAATGAAAACTTGCTCAAGGCTCAGACCAGGGTTTCTGTTCACCTCTAAGCATTCACATTCTTCAACAGCCAGCTCTGCTCTGGGCAAGCACCGGGGCAACCACACGGCATTCTGTCCAGAACACTGAGAAATATAGCTGGACAACTGGAAACATCCAAACCTACAGGGCAAAGACCTAAAGACAGCTGTATTTAACTTCTCGATAATTGTCACTTGTTTTGCAAATCAAAAATTTGCCTTATTTCCTTATACCCTTATCTAAGATTTTTAAGTTCCACTTTATAAAGGAGGTtatgaatgattttatttttttcctttctattttccaGACTTTCTGTCATGTAATTCCttttggtaattaaaaaaaaaaaaaagaagctatttttttaaaaaagaaggtttCAGtcaaaaaaaatatacacatgggTCCCTCTTGGTCATGGAACTTGCAAACCTGAAGGAGGTGTCTGTGTGGTACGGCAGAACAGCAGTCTCGGGACGCAGATGGATTTTCTGACCCCGGCTCCACCACTAACCTTGGGCAGGGTTTTAAGTCTCTTTGAGACTTGCCTTCTTTGTCTgcaaatggaagaaataatagCCTCCCTCACGGCACGCTGTGAGGATAAAAATGTTGCGCGGTGCCTGACACCTGGTAGATGTCTAATAAATGGTGACCCTTCTCCCACTGAACTCAGAGAATTTGTGAGTAAAAGGGACCACCACCGCCTCCACCAGCCACAGCCTCTCtgcatttcatttacattttcgaGGGCGCTCCATCTTCTCAACTCTGCCCTACTTCTCTAAAGATTCACTATTGTGCTTAGCAAAAGTTCTACATTTTTATGTTCTCTCCTTTAAAACTGTACATgcagataaaacatttttttaaaaaaaaaactatcttccTAGAAATAATGTAACGTTTCCTAAAGCACAACATGTCATGTATAAAAGCAATTCTGAAAAACATGACTGAATTAGTCTGTACATTGTTTCTTAAAGTGCACCAAAGTAAATATTAATGACCTTTAAAATGTCACTTACCCCCTTgggttatttttcttaaataaaactaTCTACTGAGATGTATGTGGTTTTTGGCTCCAACGTGATGGCAAAAAGCAGCAGTgtcttccaggaaaaaaaaagaaaaaaatttataaactcaACTAAGCATATCTTAGCAGCATACAATATACCTAAAATTCAATGTAACTTCAGGCTCAATAAAGCACAATCCTGATTCCTACTACAAAAACAACATCAACTGAAGTTATAGAAAACCATCTCCCCACCCTAAATCAAAGATTTCTCTTGAACCCTGGAGATAACACTTGGGATCACTTCCCTATTGTGTATCCCTGGTAACAGACTTATAACTAATCACCATTCTTTCTTCAcattgcacacatacacatatatacataccctAAGAATAAAACAACAAAGTTTAAGTGGAGaagccatgagaaagaaaattcaaagtcAGATAAAGAACAGCCATCACCCAAAACGTCAGGCAGTTCCAATATCACACCACCGTCCGATGTTCCCCACACACATAGACGGCACTGGGGCGTATCCGCCGCCGTGTGTGACCAGGGAGCCGCGGCAGAAACTTGAAGGACTTAGGCATCATGTCCAAGCAGGCGTCGTGGAATTTCTTAATCCTCCAGTAGTAAATCAGGGGGTTCAACGCAGACTTGAGGTAGCAGAGCCAGAGCAGCCAGGTGCTGACCTCAAAAAAGCTGTGCTGGTAGTAAAAGCGCTTGCTGAACGTTGCCACAAGGCTGTAAGTGGTGAATGGGGCCCAGCAGACGATGAAGACAGCGAAGAGAATCAAGATGGTGGTGAAGGCACGCGTTTTAAAGCCCATGTCAATGCTCATCTGGAAGGGTCTCTGCAGACTCATGAGACCCAGTTTGCTGGCCTGGCTGAGGCATATACCTTCAGGGTAGCTGTGGATCCTCAAGGCATTATGCCGAAGAGTATTGAGGATGCCCATAAACGAATACAGGATCACCAGGAagggcaggaagaaagaaatgagagaaatcaaaATCACATAAGCCTGGTAACCCGGATCGGTTGTGTACCCGAACACGCACTGGGGGGCTCGGGAAGGTATCTGCAGGTCAGGGTTCCCTACTGCCAAGGGAAAAGCTACACAAAAAGAAGCTGCCCAAGAAACTGCAATGAGAACCTTAGCCCTGTATGGATTTAGCTTATCCTGCCTCTGGACTATAATAAGAAACCTATCAATGCTAATGATGAGCAGGATGGCTACTCCCTCTATCACAAACAACCAGAAAAACATAGCAGATACCCTACAGAAGAATTTCCCGAAGATCCATCTGGTGGTAAGAATAGTGACCAAGGCAAAAGGCATGTTCAGCACTGCAAGCAACATGTCTGCAAAGGCCAGGCTGGCCAGGAGGATGTTAATGGCAGAGCGCATGGCAGCTTTTTGGTAAACCATGAGGCAAACAACCAAGTTACCaagaaaagacacacacagaataaatATCATCAGAGCAGAAAGGATGATCTGGAGAGGCAAGCTGAGGCTCTTGGAAGCTGCTGGTGTTGGGGACACAGCAGTACTATTCATTGTTAAGGAACTCATCCCAGTGGGAGCCAGGGTTTCAACACTGTATCTCAGCAGTGGAACATCGCCAGGGTGCTGGAATGGTGGAGGGACCGTGATATTCACGTAGGTGTTTTCATAGACTACAAACGTTGTGTTGGATGCCCCAGCATGGGACGCTGTCAACACCGCAGAGACGACCATGGTTTCAACAGGATGGAAGCTGGCGTTGTCAGAGCTGTGAGTGTTCTTCAAGCATTTTAACACAGAGCAGCAGGATCAGGTTTCACTGATGAGCCTGGAAACACATTCTGGAAACGGGAGAAAGATGTCCATCTTCCATAGGAGTCCTTTTGCCTGAAAACAagtccaaaacacacaaaaataaatgggagcgAGTTTTGTACATATCATTTGACTCCTTACTCTTCATCCTGAAGGACCCGTTTTactttttttaactctttaaaaatatttaagcttCCAGACTAGTCATCACTAAAATATTGTTCTGTTTTTAGTCAACTATAATGGAAACTTTGTGACTccatatataaagtgaaagtgaaaagaataaaaatgtattactGCCTCAAAGGCCAAAAGTATCACCTTacagttaatttttctttcaaatttccaGGAGCAGCATAGCCTTTTCACAGTTACTATTAATACAGATTTTATTACCTGTTTGTCCTGAGAGTATTAATACTTTTCTTGATAGCTCTTTGGTACACAGCTATCATATTCCATTCTTCATATTTCATCCTTCCATATTTCATATTCCATTCTTACACTAGCCCAAAGCTAGTTGGCAAAGAACCCTAAAATCAGTTTCCTATTTAATACCTGATAATCAAACACTTTTGCTTTCACAGCTTCACAAGTAGACACTACCCTTATTTTCATTGAGGGTCTGAAGCAGTTTTCTGGCTCCctatttcatttgtgtttttccccAGAATCCTACTACTCTACTGAAGAAGTTattcaagaaaagaagaaaaattatctgTAAAACATCTTGGTCATATTTTGaagacttcctttctttttccaaagCTCTCTTTGATCCTCATATTGTCTCTTCTTTCCCATGCCCAcccatttccatcctttattttCTGATACAAATACTTCTATCTTCTCAATTTCTTCTTCCTAAGATCAACCTTACTGTAATGCCAGGAACTTGACAAACATGTCAACCAAGAAACAAAGGATTCTAAAGAAGATGACTGGGAAAATATTCAGGTGTGAAGAATGCACTCTAGAAAACTTACAAAGACATTTCACTTTCTTGCTCCAAAAAGCTTCTTATCACCTTTCTCTTCCCCTTACCCCCAACTTCTTAACAATTCCTCTAACACTTGAGTTTTCTATAAACAACTTTCTTAATCCATTATCTTCCTAACCTACTTTTGTGATGTAGGTTTTTCCTTCCTTACTGGAGAGGTAACTTTAACCTCTCTAATTAGAAAGAAACTCTCACTGGATGTCTATGTAGATTCCTTTAATAAATCCAAAGATGGAGGATGGGGGAATTACACAGTagtttgcatgcatgtgtgtgtgctaagtcactttagccgtatctgactctttgcaattcaaTGGACTGTGGCCtcacaggcttctctggccatgggattctccaggcaagaatactggagtgggttgccatgcccttccccagaggatcttcccaacccagggtcagacctgtgtctcttgtgtctcctgaattggcaggcaggttcttttccactaaaaccacctgggaagcgccacATTAATTGTTTAAGATGATGCcataattttctcattatttgaACTTACAATTACTGAATGATTTTAGGAGTAAGTGCCAGaagtccatttatttatttcttgtagtATAGAGGGTAGAAGCATTGCATTTCTGAGACCCAAGATCCAGCACTTTAACCAAATCCTGGGCTCTCTAACATATTCCTATCTCTCCATAGTCCCCAATTTGCTGTCGAGGGCTAACCATATGAATAAGGAGAGTACTCACCTATTTGTTCAAAATATTAACTTTACTACATACTTTCAATGTtatgggcttcactggtagctcagatggtaaagaacccgcctactgtgcaagagacctgggttcaattcctggattgggaagaccctctAGACAAggggacggcaacccactccaatattcttgcctggagaatcccagggacagaggagcctggcagggcacagcccatggagtcacagagagtccgacacaactaagtgactaacacttcacttcactgttaTAGCTTAATTTCTTTGTCTCTACAAAAAAGGGTATATTTTCTAAGGAAAACATACCTGGATAAGATGCCCCACTAAGCCAATGACTCTCAAACTTTATTAACCACAGAGGACTGTGGGGAAAATCTCTTTATAACTATATAATCAGCACAAGTCTCTTTATAATTtcacaaatatacatacaaataagCATAAAGACTGTGCTTACTGCATACATCAGTCTCAATATGATTCTATCTCTAGAGAAACAGCATAAATGTGTATCTTAGGCAAATGTGTATCTTTAAGCCTAAAGTAACAGCTGTAACTGCTTGACTAAGAAAGCAAACATATCCATCCTGAAGGAGCACGCACTTAGCTCTCTaaaactcttattttcttgaCCATGCTGAGAACAAAACCAAAATGGAacagagccaaaacaaaaacatattgtAAAAGATGCCTTTTAGGTTGTTCTATGTGCATATACAGTCACAATATTTTACTGCTGTTGTAAAAACTTCTAACTCACTTCCCTCAATCATTCatccatcaaatatttatttcagagCCTACTATGAGCCTGCCTGCCTCCTTGAGacacctgtaagcaggtcaagaagcaacagtcagaaccggacatggaataatgtactggttccaaattgggaaaggagtacatcaaggctctgtGTTGTCACcctagcttatttaacttatatgcagagtacatcatgcaaaatgctgggctggatgaagcacaagctggaatcaagactgccaggagaaatatcaataacctcagatatgcagataacaccacccttatggcagaaagcgaagaggaactaaagagcctcttgatgaaggtaaaagagagtgaaaaatctggcttaaaattcagcattcaaaaaacaaagatcaaggcatccagtcccatcacttcatgggaaatagatggggaaacaatggaaatagtgacagactttattttcttgggctccaaaatcactgcaaacagtgactacagccacaaaattaaaagacacttgctccttggaagaaaagctatgacaaacctagacagtgtattaaaaagcagagacattactttgccaaccaaggtctgtctagtcaaagctatgattttttccagtagtcatgtatggatgtgacagttggatcaaAAAGgaggctgaacaccgaagaattgatgctttggaattgtggtgttggagaagactcttgagtgtcccttggacagcaaggagatcaaaccagtcaagcctaaaggaataAATGCAAATGTCCtgatcagaaaagaccctgatgctgggaaagaatgaaggcaggaggagaaggggacaagagtggaagagatggttggatggcctcactgactcaacagacatgagtttgagcaagctccaggagatggtgaaaagacagggaagtctggcgagctgcagtccgtggcatcgcaaagaggaggacacgactgagtgactgaacaatacaaATGAGTGAAGCACTGGAGAAGCACTGATGAACAGATGATCCTGAATTTCTGCTTAAACCAGACAAATGAACCATAGATCCTGCTTCTCAAAATTACACTGAAATGACAGTATAgggatattttttaaacaaaatttacaacCCAAAAGGACAAGTATGAATGAAAGGTGCATCAATAGATGagtttttgtaaatgttttaaaGCAAAGGCAGATGGTGGTGTGGTAACTGAACAGAGCAGAACAAAGAACTTTTTATCCTCAATACTTCCTAAGAAATACACTTAGAAGCAGCTGAAAAACCCTGTAGATCCTCAGAGAAGCTGTGGATTAGGAGATACCAGGAAGTACTTTAAGTTTGGGTGGGGCAGAAAACTAGGAAATTGACTGAAAAATCTATATACAGAGCTGTTGGAACCCGACTCTGGGTTTGGGGCTCATCTTCTCCAGCAACCAAATGAAAGAACATATCCCCATGCCAGCAGCCCAAGTCACTGGCACGACTGAACCTGATAAGCACAAAACTTTTATGTTCGGTGCAGGGCTGAACATAGCAGGACTGGGTGGGTGTCTGCACATTCAGCATGAGAACCTAGTGCCTTTCTCCACCCTGTTCCCAGACGGCCCACAGCCAGGCATATACTATCATGCAGGACTGAAGCACTCATCTTTGCCAGTAATTAAAAagccccaaaagaaaaaaaaaacctgtagatATTAACCTTTCATGGTGCCCCAAGAAAAATGCCAGCTTGGTGCCCAGTTACCTTGTATACTAAAGCCCACCTACTATCAAGCCCAACCCATGCACACAGAGCTTCCAATCAGCTTTTCAGTGCCCATTAAACATAAAAGTTGAATTTCCCAAATATATAAAGAGTCTATGAAAGGCTTACATAAAAGCAATGTTATAGGTAAACATTGAGGAAGATCTGAAATTTCTAAAATCAGAGAACATAACATACATGAACTTAATAATGCTTTTGCCCTAGTATCTATATGCTCTTCCTTCATTGTACTCCTGGCTGAAAAAGTAGGACttctgaatactcattgtaaCTATGTCAAAAGATTCTTTCCTCTTAGAAATTCTTATCAAGTACATTGTGACCTGCAGTTTCTTTGAATTTCACAGAACACTAAATCAAAGTTTTATAgttaaaatttgcatttccagAGGAAATGGAACAGTAGCAACCTAAGAACAGTAGAAAATTAGCTTAGGTTGGTAATACTTGCTTAGCAGTCCTAATGTTTCATCTAAACTAGTCCTTATTTGCCATTTGTTGGGTACTCTTTATTACATAttccaagaaaaaattaaaattaaatgtgaagGTATATGTTTAAGTATAtagtcatacacatacacataaatacacacaccccacatgtAAACCTCAGATATGGCAGAAATTATTGAATTTATGATTCTTTCTCTTGTCTCAAGTATCTACAGAAACAGCACAGGGGCAATCAAATTAGTGATACAGTAAGTGTTTCATGTTTGGGGAATGCCAAGATGTCACAATTAATGGGGCTTCAGGGGCTGGAATGGGCAGTGGAGGCCACAGAATTCTCGCAGTCTTCATCCTTTAGTCTTAAACTACTATTTCAGTGCTTTAGATATTTGTTTCATTGAAAAGAGCATACTCTCCTAGAAGGCAGATTGACTTCAAAAATCTCACTGTCCCCTATGACTGCTATGCTTTGCACACAGCTCAATACATACATGGTAAATTAATTGgcactgcatgcatgctcagtcacttcagtcgtgtctgactctttgtgaccctaaggactgcagcccgccaggctcctctgtccatgggattctccaggcaagaatactggagtgggttgccacgccctcctctagggaatcttcccaacccagggatggaacccatgtctcctgaacttcaggaggattctttactgcggaccaccagggaagcccttatttgcATTATGCTTTATCAAACCagagaatttcttcttttctcttttatttatttatatgttatatgcacataatttcatttaaaaaatcatcaaatgagttttaaaatgacAGTCAAATCCTATA includes the following:
- the GPR63 gene encoding probable G-protein coupled receptor 63 — its product is MVVSAVLTASHAGASNTTFVVYENTYVNITVPPPFQHPGDVPLLRYSVETLAPTGMSSLTMNSTAVSPTPAASKSLSLPLQIILSALMIFILCVSFLGNLVVCLMVYQKAAMRSAINILLASLAFADMLLAVLNMPFALVTILTTRWIFGKFFCRVSAMFFWLFVIEGVAILLIISIDRFLIIVQRQDKLNPYRAKVLIAVSWAASFCVAFPLAVGNPDLQIPSRAPQCVFGYTTDPGYQAYVILISLISFFLPFLVILYSFMGILNTLRHNALRIHSYPEGICLSQASKLGLMSLQRPFQMSIDMGFKTRAFTTILILFAVFIVCWAPFTTYSLVATFSKRFYYQHSFFEVSTWLLWLCYLKSALNPLIYYWRIKKFHDACLDMMPKSFKFLPRLPGHTRRRIRPSAVYVCGEHRTVV